The window GGGTAAGCTAATTAATTATCTGTAAATAATGCTTCAATATCACGTCCCTTTAACAATTCGATGCGCTCGTTTGCAGGAAGTTCCAATGCGAATATCATTTGACGTATCTTTGAAGTAACTTCAATGTCTACCGTTTCCTTGGGAGTGACTGTGGCGACTCCCTTATCATCGTCCATAATACCTTCCCTACTGCATTTCTCATAAATTATGATAAGGATGGTTAATATATCATATTTATGAGCTATTATTCTTTCAGGGGCACATTCATGAATCAATGTCTGCAAAACGTCAAGAACGGATATGATAAGAGGTTTATATAATGTTAAGAAGGGAGTCTTGACGATATATTCACCGAGACAGTATATGATTCTTTGTAAATGGATTATGGATTGGCCCTGCAGAATCGTAATTAATTGCTTCATTATTTGTAAACTGAATATTATCAAAGTATCATATTTTAAATCTAATCTGGGAATAACGTTTTGCAATAATAGTTCTGTCAATATTTCAGAGATTTTCCTCTTGTACATTCTTGTATCCTTTTTAAATTGTGTCgaatataatttaattaatgtTGGGTATGCTATTTGCATGGTAGATAGTGATTCCTTTTCTGTGTACATTGGAGGAATATAATAacataataattttaatatagGTTCATATAATGCAAACAATCCTGTGTCTTTGAAGCTTATCCATTTATCATCATCGGTATCGTCGACGTTGTCgttattgaatttgtttaaaAATTCATCTAACAATATTAcacttttcaatttgatgCCTGTTAAGTCTGAAGTATCATCTAAGAGATTCAACATAGCTGGAGTTAACCACCCTAAATTAGATGAAATATCGCTTCTATCTAGCAGTCTTATGATTGTGAATATTAATGGGATAGATTTCATTCCGCCATTTTGTTTCCATTGGGTACGTTGTTCATCCTGTCTGAAATCAACATTGTTGTTATTCAACCTC is drawn from Naumovozyma castellii chromosome 10, complete genome and contains these coding sequences:
- the TTI2 gene encoding Tti2p (ancestral locus Anc_4.368); the protein is MNREPWQTFVDRCLNGKDIPTVTSDELQQLKKISLSADVVDSQELILALSYAIMSDPDEIIPLILQLTSPAFTKKMAVDCLIEQLQPLLLKVSNRKLKREPMRLNNNNVDFRQDEQRTQWKQNGGMKSIPLIFTIIRLLDRSDISSNLGWLTPAMLNLLDDTSDLTGIKLKSVILLDEFLNKFNNDNVDDTDDDKWISFKDTGLFALYEPILKLLCYYIPPMYTEKESLSTMQIAYPTLIKLYSTQFKKDTRMYKRKISEILTELLLQNVIPRLDLKYDTLIIFSLQIMKQLITILQGQSIIHLQRIIYCLGEYIVKTPFLTLYKPLIISVLDVLQTLIHECAPERIIAHKYDILTILIIIYEKCSREGIMDDDKGVATVTPKETVDIEVTSKIRQMIFALELPANERIELLKGRDIEALFTDN